The following DNA comes from Pristis pectinata isolate sPriPec2 chromosome 33, sPriPec2.1.pri, whole genome shotgun sequence.
TGGGAGTGTGAATTTATTAGGCAGGATGTCCCAGGACTGTGTCCTTATTTCCTAGAAGTCCCTGGAATTGTGTATGTATGTACAGTGGGATGTAGGAATACATCCCACTGAAAGTTTATACAAGGTGTACTTGAGTGTACCAGCATCTCCAAGAGTACATCACCTTTTATAAGGAGATCCTGTTTGTACATTATTACTTTCAGGGACTCCCTGAGAGTCTGTCCGTTTTTACAGTGGGCTCTGGGGAGGATGACAGTATTTATTAGGAGTCTCTaaagtgtgtcagtgtttatagGGGATCTCTTTGAGTATGTCAATATTTATAGGGGGGTCACTGGGAATGCAACAGTATTTACAGTGGGTTTACAGTGTCATGAATCAGTATTTAGAGAACCTCTATAGGCGTGCAGCAGTGTTTGCACAGAGACACAGGAGTGTGCCGGTATTTGTAGGTTTCAGGGAGTGTGTCAGAATTTACAATGAGAGTccaggagtgtgtcagtatttacaagaTGTCTCAGTGAAGGTATAACCACTTACAGGAGGTTCTtaggagtgtgtcagtatttacaggggctccctgggagtgtgtcagtatttacaggggtccctgtgagtgtgtcagtatttacaggggttcCCTGAGAATGTATTGGTGTTTATAAAAGGTTTTGGGGACTGTGTATCTGCAGGGGATCTTGATGAAAGTGTCAGTGCTtgctgggagtgtgtcagtatttacaaagGATTGGGGTGTGTGTAAGTATTTATAGGGGGTCCCCagtgtgtgtcagtatttacagcagGTCCCCACGAGTGTGTCAGTAATTACAAGGATCCTTGGGAGATCGTCATTGTTTACAGAGGAATTTAGGGATTGTCAGTTCCTGCAGGGATCTACAGGTGTGCATCAGTATTTTTAGGATATCCTCTGGGACTTGTCATTATCTACAGGGAATCCTTGGAGTCATTGTTTACAGAAAGGTGTAGGGTGTGTGTCAGTATCTATATGGTTTCCCAGGAGTGTGTCACTGCTTACACAGGGATGTGGGGTGTGTCAGCATTTATAAGATGCATTGAggtgtgtgtcagtatttatcAGGACACACTAGGACTGCATTGTGTTATTTGTTACAGAGCAACCTGGCAAGAGCTTACATGACAGTGTCACTGTTTACGGAGGGGAGAGTGCAGTGTGTCACAGTTTAGAAAGAGGTTCTTGTGTATGTGCCATTATAGGAGCACTGTTCTGCTTTAACAAGTGTGTATTTAAGATTAATATTCACCTTCTAGCACAGAACTCAGGAGAAAAACATGAACCTTGCAAAGAAAGGAAGTTGATGCAGAGAGCTTCACAAAAAATGGATGTAGTAACATGCGCCAATGGAACACAGGAGccagtctgtgcacagcaagcccccactgccttcaatgtgacAACGATCAGATGAtactttataaagttatgagaggcaaggTACAGAGCCAGAATCTGTTATCCCAGGGTAGGAGTGTGTCATtcgagaggacatagctttaaggtgagagggggaaagtttaaaggggatgtgtggggcaagtcttttacagagagtggtgggtgcttggaacacactgccaggggtggtgatgaaagcagatacaatagtggtgtttaagagccttttagatagacacatgaatatgcaggggatggagggatatggatcatgtgcaggcagaagggattagtttaatttggcatcatgctcggtcAGCACAAttataatgggctgaagggcctgttcctgtactgttctatgttctatgatttggGGGCATGAATTAAGGGGTAGGTACTGACCAGCACCTCCGACCCTGTGGCACTCCCTCTGTGCCCTCGGGAGGCTGGTGCTCCGATGTACAGCAGAGATGGACAGCAGCCTGAACCAGCAGAGAGGGACAACAATGTTCGCGTTAGCTCAGGAGCAAAAGGAAGCCGTTCGGCCCGTCTTGGACGGAGCTTTCCAACCGACCCCACTCTCTCGCttttcttccttccctcccacagcccGGAAAATCTAAGTCCCTTCGCGTGGATGTTAATAACTGGTGTCCTTTtattctccacctcccccaccccaccccatcccaccgtTCTCCCACAGGTTTGAGTAACATCATCGGAATCATTGTGTACATATCAGCCAACGCGGGAGATCCAGCGAAGAGCGATTCAAAAAAGAACAGTTACTCCTACGGGTGGTCTTTTTATTTTGGAGCActgtccttcatcatcgctgagATGGTGGGCGTGCTAGCAGTTCACATGTTCATTGACAGACACAAACAGATAAGGGCAGGGACAAGATCTACAGATTATCTCCAGTCCTCTGCCATCACTCGGATTCCCAGTTACCGGTACCGCTACAGACGGCGCAGCCGATCGAGCTCCCGTTCCACGGAACCCTCGCACTCCAGGGACCCCTCACCCGTCGGTCTCAAAGGCTTTAACACGCTGCCGTCCACCGAGATATCCATGTACACCCTCACGAGAGACCCCCTGAAGACCACCACCTCAACAGCCACCTACAACTCTGAGCGAGACCACAATTTCCTACAGGTCCACAACTGCATCCAGAAAGACATTAAGGATTCCTTGCATACCAACACGGTCAACCGAAGAACAACGCCTGTATAAAGAGCTGAACGgcggagagaaagaaagagagagtacGAACAGAATTTAAgaggaaaaataataatttacaaaaatggattaatgaaaatattaaaagttaTTGCATGAAACCCGAATTCCATTGCAAAAAACAATGCAAAAAGTTTGtcaaaaaaatgattttaaaaccgAAAACTAAGAAAGAAATGAGATATGGGGAGAGAGATCTCCGGCCTAAACTCCAACCAGAGAATGGATTGaagggagcgagagagggagacagTGAGGAAGAGGGAGTATTTGTCTTCATTTATTAAATGTTTTAAGCGCTCTTTATTGTTGAAATGCTTccatcccacctcaccccacctgcCTTATACCTCACCGAGAGTGATGACAATGGAAGGGACTTTGTCTCCCTTGTTTGAGGTGAAGAGCTTTAAGGAGAAATTTTTACAACATCCAGGAATGGCAATTCATTCCTTGCTGTGACACAGGCCAGTGAAACAGAAGATGTGGAATAAAGACAGCAACAAGAAACATCAGTTTTTAACTTGCTCAGCCGCTGACTGAAACGACCACGTGTCAAAagggaaagtaaaataaaacaaaatatttattcttttaaaaGACATTCTATAAGAGAGTGACAAGCTGTGGATTTGAGAAATTTGCATGCAATGGATGGACCAACTCCCCTCTTCCAACCAAAAGCTCAAATCAAGAAtttcaaagtttttttaaaattattatttgataaaattttaaattgagtATTGTGTAGAGAGCACGAATTTTCAGTTGAAGGGATGGGAGATAGTTCAACGAGGGAACAATACTTTATCTCCAGGATTATGGTTTATGTTTCTTTTAATGTTTGGGTAAACAATTCCAATTTCGGAAGGTTTTTACTTGAAGTGAGTTTGGGACAACGGGGAGGACGAGGGAGAGTTGGCACCCTAGCGACCTCCTTAAATCAGGAAAACCTATTGTGCGAGTGTGGTGCTGTGTCATTCCATACATTTCAcgccagatttaaaaaaaaataaaaaaatttaaaaaataaataaaatttacctAAAAAAAGCTTTCatatatttttttttcaaaataaaaaaaaacattttctatgGTTTGGacaaagacaaaaaaagaaaCTTAAAATTTAACATCAGAAAGGGCCATGatagaatatttaaaataaagttaaacaaAAACAGGATTCGTTGTGGTCTCCGGTGGAACAATTTAAGAGAAGTGGAAGGattaaagtggcactgaggtaaaagtatAACCGGAGGAGGACTTTGAATAATATAAATAATACAATTCTCAGAACTTTAATGGAAACGTCTTTCATTTGACCAAAAGAGATTtacagttaaataaataaataagaaaaaaagagaatgagACCGCTTAACTTGTAATTATCGATTCACTTCATGGGGAGAAATCAAATCCATTGATTTATCCCAATTGttacaattctttttttttgtttgcagacTGTTAAAAACCTGAGACATTCAAATAAAATCTTTTATAAGaagctttgtgattttttttattcatcccAATTTTATTCATAGGAGCCTTCCACATCTAGGGGAGTGACGGGGCAAGGTTGCCCCGACCCTTTGGCACCAATTAGCTGTGTTGGTTCATTGTGACTAGTGAGTAGATAATGGCTGACCAACTCACTTTTGGGTCAGCTAGAACTGGCTTGTATACTTCGGGCAAGACTTGGGTTGCTTCTCTTACCTTTTGTACCCTGTATGGACTTTGGTCTTTTTATCTAACTCATACCCAGGATGCTGGCAGAGTTGGTGTTTTTCACTCCCTCCTTTGGGCTCGATGGCTCCCTCTTGAAGGCAGATGAGGCCTAATCTCATTGGGAAGAGAGACTTGAGTCCAATTCAGGTTCAGAATGAGTAAGTGTGGCAGGTATCCGTCCATAAGGGGCATGTTTGTTTGATTCTCAAATGCCTGATGAAATGGGCGAACGAGCCCTGGGTTTATCAAACCACTGCACAGATGTTCACAGAGAAGCCCTTGCCAGGGCAGCTAGAGATGGGAAATGAATTGCCAGCAACGGTCACATCCCGGGTATATCCGTGTCTctcccagctctctctctctgctcttttATCTTTTCCACCACATTATTTTTTCTTCCTCAATTCTAATCGCCCCTCCTGCTCTCCCTCCATCTCAGTCTCCTCTTCAGCCTTTCCATCGGTCACCAGGCCCTCAgctgttctccttccccttcATTCTCTGTTCAATAACTGCTCTGTCCTCCTTTGGCACGGCTTCCTTTATTTCCCTACACCTGTGTCAAGTGCCTTGGGCTGCGTTCTGCATTAAAATATGACTTGCAGCATTCCAGTACATTTGGACCCATGTATTTCAACATAAATGCTGCTGATTGTGGGTCTGTGTTGGTGCACACTGCTCTGTATGTGTCTGTctgcaagagagagaaagagaggttcTGAGTGTGTGTTTGTATACGCAtgagagagattgtgtgtgtgtctgtgtgtgtgtataagcaAGATTGAATGCATGGGTGAGACAGTGTGAGAGGGAGATTAATTGTATGAatgactgtgtgtgtctgtagaAATGGGTCGtgttaactgtgtgtgtgtgtgtgtgtgtgtgtgtgtgtgtgtgtgtgtgtgtgtgtgtgtgtggtgatggGTGGCgttttgggtgtgtgtgtggtgatggGTGTTGTTGACTATGTGTTGATTGTGTGTGTGGTGATGGGTGTTGACTGTGTTGATTGTGTGTGTGGTGATGGGTGTTATTGACTCTGTATTGACTgtatgtgtgtatgcgtgtggTGATGGGTGTTGTTGACTGTGTgttgatttgtgtgtgtgtgtgtgtttgtatgtggtGATGGGTGTTGTTGACTGTGTgttgatttgtgtgtgtgtgtgtgtgtgtgtgtgtgtgtgtgtggtaatgGGTGGTGTTGactctgagtgtgtgtgtttgtgtctataGTAGACACACATCAAAGTCAGGAGTCAACCCGAGACTCCTGACTGTCGGCTGTCTAAGATGCCGGAGGTGTTCGGTGTTGATTACAGTGAGCCCCAGTGTGAAATCGGTCCTCTCAGGTCAAGGGGGAAAGAGAGTGAAGAACTGCTCCCGTTCCTTCACCAGGCTCCAGTCCAGAGCGCAGGTCACAGGTGGGGTAAAgggcaggagagggagggagggatgggtgcgGGCACAAGAAGAGGGAGATCAGCAAGGGCAGGAGATCGAGATTTACACAGCGAAAAGAGGCAAGAAGTTAACGTTGGGAAACGTGCACACGGACTGGAACAGGAAGATCACTGCCTGCATCAGAAGCCAACAGATGACAGCACACTCCCGCCACCTTACAGAACGGCAAGGAAGGAGAAgtctgcatttctatagcacctttcacacagTACCTCAAGATATCCCAAGAAGCCTTtgagccaatgaattacttttgaactgTTGTAATCTCgggaacacagcagccaatttgcaacaCATCAACCTCCCaaaacagcaaagtgatcactACCAGATAATCTGGTTGATTAAATATTGGCCTCAGGATATTGGGAGAACTCTTCCGTTCTTCTTCAAGGTCTTCTTTGCATTCACCTAAGACATGGCCTTGGATCTAATACATCATCAGTATGAcagcagttccaacaactcttcCTCAGTAATGCACCGGGAGCGCCAGGTTGCTGTGTCTGGCTTGGGACTGGAACCCTCCTAAGGCAGTGAGAGAAGTGAAGCTCACTGCTCCCCGGCTGGGAAAAGTTGTTAATTTTTTGAAAACTGTCGCTGTATTCCACAGGTCCCATGGAAACAGGGAAAGTACAGCAGAGAAAGTGCGAAAGAAAAACTCTGGATTCACTTGAAAAGCAGATAGAAAGTTGGTGCTGGCAAACTGCGGTCAGACCATTCCACTGCTTTACCCTCCAAATGACGACTAGgaactgaaggaggccatttggcccttccagcCCGTTCTATTTTTCAAATTAAATCATAGTTGATTGTATCTTAGTCTCAACCTTGGTTCCAATGTGTTTAATATCCTCGCTGACAACAATTTCGCCTTTGATTTTGTTAATTAGTCCTGCCTCAGCAGCTTTGGGGAGGGGGTGATTTCTACCGCCCTTTGAGGAGGTAATTCCTGACATTGAGCCTGAGAGGGCTGGCTGGAATTTAAAGCTTGTCGATTCCAtcccttctccactctctggAAGAAATAGTTTCTGTCTCTCCACCCTATAAAACCCTTTGCACACTTCAAACAGGTCACCTCTTAATCTTCCACACTAAAGGGCAACACAGGCAcgcagggggtcgagcagcatctgtagggggtaaggaattgtcgacgttgcgggtcggaaccctgcatcaggacccaaaacgtcgacaattcctttccccctcacagattCTGTtcggccagctgagttcctccagcaggttgttggttgcttcagattccagcagctgcagactgTTGTGTCACAAGTTGAgggcaacccc
Coding sequences within:
- the cacng2a gene encoding calcium channel, voltage-dependent, gamma subunit 2a, with the translated sequence MGLFDRGVQMLLTTVGAFAAFSLMTIAVGTDYWLYSRGVCKSKSVSENETSKKNEEVMTHSGLWRTCCLEGNFKGLCKQIDHFPEDADYEADAAEYFLRAVRASSIFPILSVILLFMGGLCIAASEFYKTRHNIILSAGIFFVSAGLSNIIGIIVYISANAGDPAKSDSKKNSYSYGWSFYFGALSFIIAEMVGVLAVHMFIDRHKQIRAGTRSTDYLQSSAITRIPSYRYRYRRRSRSSSRSTEPSHSRDPSPVGLKGFNTLPSTEISMYTLTRDPLKTTTSTATYNSERDHNFLQVHNCIQKDIKDSLHTNTVNRRTTPV